TTCTAATTATTTTACCTTCCCTTGACATTGGTATTAGCAGGAACCTTGTGCCTTGCTTGACCAACAGAAATGCTGTACCTGTTGAATTTAAAGTTTGAAAACAACTgttgaatttaaaatttgaaaacaacaATGATTGCCACAATGCCTTAATTTGGATTACAGATTGGGACTAGGAGACAATTCTCCTGAAATTCACAAATTAAAAACTGTGAAAGCCAAAATTAATGCCTTGTTATGCATATGCATATTAATGCTTTCTGTGGTCTGTGCATGGCGTGTgccttttttgtttttcaaatttaaaagctTGGATTCCCCTTTTCTTAAAATTAGCTTCTGATGAGTTTTTCTTGAATTTTGGCTGATGACTAGATATGGGATGTAGCAAGTGGAAGACTAAAGCTCACACTAACTGGACACATTGAACAAATAAGAGGTTAATTCCTCACTaaaatttgtttttggcttgattATGCTGCAAACTTTGTGAATTTGGCTTTATAATGGtataattttgttttgttttttttgtttttttaatttgcaGGTCTAGCTGTTAGCAACAAGCATACCTATATGTTCTCTGCTGGTGATGACAAGCAAGTCAAATGCTGGGATCTTGAACAGAATAAGGTTGGAATCTTTCATTTCAGAGGTTTAAAAGGTTATGAAGTTAGTGGATATGGTTGCTTAATATAATTCTTTGTTTAGGTCATTAGGTCTTATCATGGCCACCTAAGTGGAGTTTACTGCTTGGCTCTTCATCCCACCATTGACATTTTGCTCACAGGGGGACGTGACTCTGTCTGCCGGGTATTTGTTTTATTGGCTTTCACCTGCAATGTTACATCTGATATTGAATTTGATGGCACTTAAATCTTAACAAGTAATATTTTTGTTTGGCTTAATTTTTGGGTTAGAAAGATGATTACCTAACAAATCAACATTCCTTAGGTCTGGGATATTCGTAGCAAGATGCAAATTCATGCATTGTCGGGGCATGATAACACAGTTTGCTCAGTTTTCACTCGACCTACGGTATGCAAATCTCTACGTAAATGGGGAAGTTTAATCACAATATGCATGAAGTTACGTTTTGTTTCCTTTCCTCTAGATTCCTTTTGCTACAAATAAAGTACGTAAAATACTTTATTACAATTTATATTAGTGTTTGTTGATGCCTTCTCAAACTTGGGGATCCTGGTGACTTCTGTTTTTCctaattatctctctctctctctctgcaaaaCAAGAAGGGAGAAATGTGAGAGGGTTAATCTCTAAGATATATACATGTGCACATGCGCACATGTTTTAGTGGGGGATGCTGGCAAGAGGGTGTCTGACATTGATGTTGTTGAATATGATAAAATATTCTGTTTTTCCTAATTATCTCTCTCTGCAAAAACAAGGGAGAAATGTGAGAGGGTTAATCTCTAAGATGTATACATGTGCACATGCACACATGTTTTAGTTGGGGATGCTGGCAAGAGGGGGTCTGACATTGATGTTGTTgaatatgataaaatatttatatatatgggcACAATAGATTTGCAGTTTGCGCAATCTTATGTCTATGCAATAAATATTCCTATTATTATAAAACTCACCTATGGTACCTGTTTCTAGGATCCACAAGTCGTAACTGGCTCCCATGACACGACTATTAAGTTCTGGGATCTTAGATATGGTAATTAATATTTTTTGGACTAAAATGTCCTATttaatgtattattatttttttaatattttcatcgCCACATATAACATATTCTCTGCTCTCCTATTGCAGGAAAAACGATGGTAACTCTCACGCATCATAAAAAATCTGTGAGAGCAATGGCACTGCATCCCAATGAGTATGTTCTTTTGTGGAGAAATAGAACTGTCTTATTGTAACTATATCTTATTGTAACATGCTCCCCTAATTTCTTCTTGCGTTATTCCAGGCATGCTTTTGCATCTGCATCAGCTGACAACATAAAGAAATTCAGCCTTCCAAAAGGAGAATTTTTGCACAACATGCTGTGAGTTTTTTAACAAACTGTTTATACTTAATGCTAAACATTTTCTAGATGAGTAATTTGCTCTTGTACACTAAGAACATTTAACCCATTGACATTGTTTCCTTATTTATATTTGTTTATGATTGAATGGTGGTAAATGACTAGGTTGCCGATTGTCTATAGAAAGTAATGTGAAATTAAATATGTGTTGTACTGTTTATATCATTTCTGCCCTTTTCAAACTATGTGGATGCAGTGGAATTGACAGGGTATTTCTACAGAAATGAAGTGGTCAATTGTACTTTTGTTTCTTTTAACATTAGAATGTGTCCACCTTTTTTTAAGCATATGAATAGTCTTTTTCAAGATAAAGGTATTTCAGCTTTAATGTATTTTGGAGATTATGTTGCTGCCTTTTTATTTCTGGTTTGAAAGAAAGGTGCATATCTGACCTGTGGAAATTTGCTTAAATTTTTTGTAGAAAATTTCTTTTGTTTCAGTTAAATTCTCAATCAACCCCCTTGTTCAATTTTCTCACAAACTTGTTCTTTTAAGCAGTTCTCAGCAGAAAACTATCATTAATGCAATGGCTGTCAATGAAGATGGTGTGATGGCTACTGCAGGTACTGTTGCATTTTGGTTTGAATTTCTATATTCATTATGATAAAAATAGAGTTTATTAAAAAGGATAAAGCATCCTCCAACAGTGAAATGCAAAGAaggcaaaataaaaataaataaataaagggaaaTCAATGTAAAATGGGCCTCTATCATGCTGGAGAATTTTTAACAGCAGTCTCTTAAAATCTTTTGAAACTGAACTGCAAAAATGCTATTATTAGCATCTTATCAAATGCAAAGGAAGATATTGATCTTTAAGAATTTTCAGAAAACAAATGAACTGCAGTTTTGCAAACATAATGTACCACTCTTGATCATCTTCTTTTTACCCATTCCAAGTCTCCCAAGTGTGAAGACAAAACCACCAATCACCAAGAACTCCAAAATTTTATTCCAATTAGACCACGAAGCACAACAGTGCATGAACAAATAGTACCGAGTCTACTGCTAGAAAACCTCATTATGTAAACATCTGGCAATAACCCCTTACTAGGCAGCCTCCTATGTATCATTAATATTGGTCCTATTAAGGAATGTTGGCCAAAGTAAAGCCTTGACCTTAGGGGCCACTTTAACATTTCATCTAAGATTAGCTGAAGGTAGGAAAAAGGAGTTGCACTAGAACTTCTTAGAACCCTCTAATGATCAGACTCCTCTGGAGCAATGCATAAACTATCAAGGACATCAATTAACATGATGAACTCATGATCTCTCCTTTGCCATAATATTTTTAGATTGATGTCTTGCCTGCTGGGGAAAATTGGGACGGCCAGATTAAAAAGAATTAGTGACAAATGACATGGCTTTAAATTTCCACATTACTTTGTGACATTCCGTGGGATAATGGAAAGCCACCATTATAGAAACTTGTGACTCGTAAGGCAATGCTGTGAAATTTCTGCAGAACTATTGGGTTTCCAACAATGATGCCTTGGAGTTTAGCAGATCCCACTGAAATATCAGTGGAATTTTTGCGGAAAGGGGCTGATTAGTGGAGGATGGGGAGGagagaaataaagaaaagaaagagaagtaACCTGGATTTACTTGGTGATTTCAGCTGCAGTCCATGATTGTGGTGGCTGCATATTTTGATCCGCTGAACTGACATGACATCTTGCCACCTGGTTAATGGCATCATAACGTTCACATGGTGCATGGAACAAATATGCgaatcaatctctctctctctctctctctctctctctctcgtcttttcttttctaaattttcttttaattttatcgAAGGTGACAATGGGAGTTTATGGTTCTGGGATTGGAAGAGTGGTCACAATTTCCAGCAAGCCCAAACAATTGTACAGCCTGGTATGTGTCTCTTGCCGCCTCTAGGCTCTCTTGGTTTTAGCCATTCATGTTATTGGAATTATATCATGTcttaggagattttttttttcctaaagcGAGGAGAGAAGTGAATACTGATGGAATCTTAATTTTCCAGGTTCGCTGGATAGCGAAGCTGGCATTTACGCTCTCTCATACGACATAACTGGTTCAAGGCTTGTTACTTGTGAAGCTGACAAGACAATTAAAATGTGGAGAGAAGATGAGAATGCCACCCCAGAAACTCATCCCCTCAGTTTCAAGCCGCCAAAAGACATGCGACGATTTTAGGTACCTTGTGGATCTGGTTGGTAACATATCATACCGTTTCTGCTTGTTCCTTTGTTGTGGAAAATCTGATGTGCAATTGTAAGTCATTTCTGCAGCGTGGCTATATATTTATTGGGGAATTAATTCTGGATGTTTGATGTCACCGACATCAGGAGCATGGGAGATTACCACCGAGAAcattcggaaaaaaaaaaaaaactgattccCAATTTTTGTCACATCTCATTTATATGTTGTAGATTCTCTTACACCAAATGATGTTTTCATCTGGCCTGGGGAAGATGTCAGCTGGGAAATATATTTGTTGAATTCAGATTGATGCCTATTCTATATTCGTTGAGCTTGAGTTATACAATGGAAGGTTTGGCATCTCTATCACTCCATATCCCTCCCCACTCTTCTTACGTCTTGTCAGGTTAGTGGAATAGAATGATGTAGAagtaaaatataatgaaaatttaaatagaaataatgaaaaattaaattataaatttaatttcattcCATTCTTAAGTACTAAATATGCAATAATTGCACGTTTGGTAGGTAAAAATGTGAAAAAGgaagtgtactcccaagagggggtgaattggaatttaaaaatttcttttcaaattttaagtttctttagttaagtattaataccttgttaagatttgattacAATCACTCTCAAACCAATCAACACAATTCTTTTTAACCACTTTATTTAAAGTAACCAACGAAAGATTATATTGTTAATCTcaactttcagaatttcaataGATGAATATTCAGATTAGATTTTCTTTTCAGTATACTTCAAAGtcaatattgatatttgaaagtTATCTCGAGTATATTGTAATTTTGTTTCAATGgaataatttatttcacaagaTTCATAACAGTTTTAAAGGCTTTAGTTGAAAATTCAATCCAATCAATCTTTTATGTTAAAGATCGGCTTGAGTAAAAACTTAGATTTTCTTTAATTAAAGAATGAAGATGATGTCGAACTGAATTTCAaaataccaaataaataaatCTCAGCTTTAAACTTGCATTTTAATAtatcaatttcaagttcaaattaTGATGTGAATATACAATCAATATTAGATTTTAGTTTTGCTCTTGAATATGTCAAAAAATATAGTATGCTGATAAAGAATCAATCTTAGTAATTTAGCGCctttaaaaattcaaactttgatatcaaataagtatcttgattttaagtatgaaacaaaataataaattaatgagCTTTGATACTTATTAATTAACACACTTTCTTTAATTAAGGTTTTTGCAAAAGATTAATTAGTATACTCCCTTTGAGATttctgcaaaagattaatcaacgtactctcgtTACAATTCTCAATGACaagttaatttttataaattaaatattcatccacgcaatttacatatgagcaaaaaattaaagagatttagggaaagaGACAGCGACACTaatattttacgaggttcggctatcaccacctacgttctcgccttaggcaatatacttaaggattccactataccactcctttacaggTAGGGGCAACTTTACACACTTTTTtgtgggtaggagcaaccttttacaatctctccttcaactAGGGTAGAATCCCATCTCCAAGCGATATCTCATACTCGGTATAACGATTCAACAATTCTGAACCGTTAAGAAAAAATaagaacaaatttggtgtacaaagacgctctctacaagagctgattagtacaagttatagcACAATATATTTCAacaattaatcaatataaataGATGAAACTCAATAATATATTAGGGTTTTCCAAAAATCATTCTGTCTACATGTCAGTCGCCTAGGTCAACATTGTCAAGTGCTTGACAACTTCaaccacctttcagtattttggtcataactttttttatacaactccaaattaaacATTCTTGGTATCaccagaaagctaagagaaaatcttacaacttttatgttgaacactttttaaaataaaaagtttttgatagagaaaaatgctaatcaatgtagatgtagaaaaaagaatagaatttggaaaataatgttttagtgcttttcatttcaaaaatgatttaaacttttttgaaataacttttaaccttataaaaatatttttcaagcattttaaaaggcatctaggtccaagaagttaacctaagagttttatgtatccatattgaaatcgtttgaagtattacatgagacttcttaagacttatacattctaagcacttaagtcttcatgcttttccatccCTTGAGTTTATCTCGATTTcaaacttcaattcactttaagtttcatcaaatcatttttgaatccatgctttaatagtataagttttatgagatcttctttctttggagtataagttttCAATAATtcttgtgtgcacttgaccttgtattcacatacttgaattttgaaatatcatcacttaaccaaatatgttaagttcttatgatttgttatcatcaaaacaagatttaagCATTGTAAGActaacaatctctcctttttaatgatgacaaataatgaGCAAAAATGAgcaagccttaaaaagactcccccttacaataagcatcaacttaacaatatttgcaatatcaagatcaatttcaataagcATATCAGAATTCAcgattaatttcaatatcattctcACATATCTAGATTagcttaatatcacatcatgtcataattcaagatcaattatcatgcttatatatttcatttcatagttgagccaatattcaTGCTTAGATATGcagtgtcatgctcaatttttgcccaaaaattcttccccttttgacatcaatcaaaaagagtaagatatcaagaaaatatataagTACTAAGGTaaagagcaaccataagcaaaaatttgcattcatcatgcataaaaggATATACAATAAGTCTTAAAATagcatgaaaaaaatatatattattatatatcagaattttcaataatctccataaatcatgatttcaTAGCTTAACAAATTTAACTCCCctggaatgaaatgtatttcatcttcaataaattcataatttcactcttgaagtataaactatgtattcatgaaggtgtcaagattattaatcatgcttttaaatttatcatgtcatgctcaaatatcaattaatttcatgtaagtgcttatGGATACTAATATCTTTTAGactaataccaatatcatatcaataccatcaatatcataacatgttCATGTTTAGTTAGTTATTTCAATTTTGCAACTCcatctctctcttttgatttatcattttatcaagCTTCAAATGACTTTCTAAATTGGCTTTTTGAAGCAAGATTTCGAagataagccttgtacaatccaaacTTTTTCAATTTGTGGCCAACGAtaccatttttgtattcatttgtttcaatagTCATCAATAAGCTCAGAAACTCATCTTTAAGATTTTCATACCTCGTTTCAACTTGTTCAATATCCTTATATTAATTGACTTTGTAAACTTTCATAGATTGATCAAGgataaattttcttcttatatttgaattgacTCTCTTGAATCTTGTAGACTATTCCTAATATCTtaggagtccttagtttgtgaactagacATTTTATCTACATACCCATAATTTCTTGCGTTCAGATGGTTTACCAAAaaatgtttcttttactttccaaacttgtttaattttcacaccctttctctttagtggacattcaaattttatatgtccctttgTTTTACATAAAAACATGCGGCATGTGtataagcatttgaggaggtactagcatagtctttggaggcttttgcaaagtacctcatgtagaggttctttttccttgtattcgcaactccattgaatcctatgccttctttattcaaggacattctttgtgcgccaatcattttatcaagattttcttttcctctagtgaaattgtaaattattttattttgatccttaattttctttttaagatcACAGATTTTCGGGTCTTGtgcatttttacccttttcttgattttgagatattttgctattttgttttctagttcagaaatatataaatctttcttattATCACTGaaagtttgggatcttagatcttccaattctttcatcacattttcatccttattttctaatttcttgatttttaaatcctttttctcttttagcaagatttttagattctaattttttcataacagtttcattcttatttttcaatgaagtgtattgtttagttactttaactagaattttatgaaccttgaatagttcattttgtaattcttcataagatgtcatactctcatcattggattcattagatgagcAAGATTCATTGTATGAATCATTTAATGATTTGGATGTGGAACTTTATTCtttatcatcatcccatgccataaagtaAGTATAAGCAatttcttggtcacttgattcactttttgAACTACTGGAACTTGTATTGTCCCATGTagttgccttcattgcctttttctttttcttcttagaatccctCTTAAACTGTGGACAATCCGGTTTAATATGCCTAACTTTCTTACAATTTTAACAAGTAAGGGGTTaatttttagtttcctttttacttgtttcctcttcatctgatttggagtctctgaattttcttgtaaatttattcttctttctaaggatttttgcaagtttcatggttatgaaggctatatcatttacatccatcatttcttcatcttcatcactagagctttcacttgaggctttaaatacaatggattccttgtttttagattttccacttctttcgtttattgccatctcataagtgagtagagaacctattaattcatctagggaagtgtttttcaaatttcttcctttagttattgcagtggccttagcttcccaaattggtggaagtcatctaaggatttttcgaatcatttcatatgttgagtaatttttccctaaagcatttaaggagtttattatgtgagtaaacctggTATACATGATAGAGATaatttcatctgaattcatcctaaaggtctcatacttgcttgtgagcatgtcgattctactatctctaacatcgactgttccttcataggttacctctaacttatcccaaatttctttgactGACttgcatgtcatgaccctattaaactcatttacatccaaAGCACAATATATTGCATTCATGACACCTgaattaacttgtagcatcttaaAATCATTATCAATCATGTCTTTTttttctttaggtacttctttgcCATCAACTAATTTAGTGGGGATATAGTCACCATGTGCGACAACTTTCCATGCCtttcaatccatggtttgtaaatATATCCTCATTCGttatttccaaaaagtatagttgaccCTGAAAAGAAAGGAGGTTTATATGAGGATTGACCGTTAGCAAAGGGAGATACacttaggtgtgccatagggatttTTATGTACCTTTTAGTTAGGGTTTACTACaaacccgctttgataccaattgaaaaaggaaggtgtactcccaagaggggggggggtgaattgggatttaaaaatttctttgcaaAATTTAAGTTCCTTAAGTATTAACCccttgttaagatttgattacAATCACTCTCTTAAACCAATCAACACAATTATTTTTAACCACTTTATTTGAAGTACCAACAAAAGATGATATTGCTAATCTCAACTTTCAGAATTGCAATAGACGAATATTCATATCAGATTTTCTTTTTAGTATACTTCAAAGTCAATATTGATATCTGAAATTATCTTGAGTATATTGTAATTTTGTTTcaatagaataatttatttcacaagaTTCATATTAGTTTTCAAGGCTTTATCTAAAAATTCAATCCAATCAATCTTTTATGTTAAAGATCAGCTTGAGTAAAAACTCATAGTTTCTTTAATTATTGAATGAATATGATGTTGAACTGAgtttcaaaatatcaaataaataaatctcaACTTTAAACTTTCAGCATTTCAATAtatcaatttcaagttcaaaccttGATGTGAATACACAATCAATATCATATTTTAGTTTTGCTCTTGAATATGTCAAACAATATAGTATGCTAATAAAGAATCAACCTTAGTAATTCAGCaacctttcaaaattcaaactttgatatcaaataagtatcttgacTTTTAAGTATGAAACAAATCAGTAAGTTAATGAGCTTTGATACTTATTAATCAAcacacttcctttaatcaaggtttccacaaaagattaattaacgtactgtaacgacccaaatttagaatggtatttaaataataaaaagagggAAATAGAGAtcggaaatagaaggaggccgtcaacaacattgaactttgggaggaaAAACGGAAAAGGGGATCAGtaggacttcgttgacgaatacaggggattcgtcgatgaaggctttagagaattcgtcgacgaacacagggggcttgtcgacgagaaaatattgagaggggtttttgagctgactgaatttcgtcgacgaggggtggatttcgttgacgaaatttgtgaaggactcgtcgacaaaggacgggctcgtcaacgaattccgctgtttataaatatggaaaatccaggaatttcttcatttttaagaaatctctctctctctctacgactctctctcccttctctcttcatttcggGTCCCACCAGTCGCTGGATCGAagatccgaagctaccatgactatcctggcggagttctctacaagtctatcgGGGTGGATcatcagggaaacgaagttggattccattccaaatccagggtaaggcctTCTACTCAATATTTAGAATTGTGACAGTTGAAAGAAGtgttatacacgttgaaatattaaagtttaatactggaagttttcgttttcaggggtgttgattgggaacgttgggaatcatccctaagttgaggtaagactttttaagccaaatttgactttgtggctattgtagaaaatgttatacgcttagaaatactgaagtttaattctgagatttttcattttcagggtgttaa
This genomic stretch from Malania oleifera isolate guangnan ecotype guangnan chromosome 3, ASM2987363v1, whole genome shotgun sequence harbors:
- the LOC131151856 gene encoding protein pleiotropic regulatory locus 1, with the protein product MPGATMEMEPVEPQSLKKLSLKSLKRALDLFSPVHGHLAPPDADSKKIRMSHKMHFEYGGIKSGTDQPSTQANTVPPDQGQQASGPSTTLALPGTEDSRDPLVGGAQNALVVGPSVQPKGLNDGGLAGKSGALVSASGSSERNFSTSAIMERIPSKWPRPVWRPPWKNYRVISGHLGWVRSIAFDPSNTWFCTGSADRTIKIWDVASGRLKLTLTGHIEQIRGLAVSNKHTYMFSAGDDKQVKCWDLEQNKVIRSYHGHLSGVYCLALHPTIDILLTGGRDSVCRVWDIRSKMQIHALSGHDNTVCSVFTRPTDPQVVTGSHDTTIKFWDLRYGKTMVTLTHHKKSVRAMALHPNEHAFASASADNIKKFSLPKGEFLHNMLSQQKTIINAMAVNEDGVMATAGDNGSLWFWDWKSGHNFQQAQTIVQPGSLDSEAGIYALSYDITGSRLVTCEADKTIKMWREDENATPETHPLSFKPPKDMRRF